In one Scylla paramamosain isolate STU-SP2022 unplaced genomic scaffold, ASM3559412v1 Contig21, whole genome shotgun sequence genomic region, the following are encoded:
- the LOC135097478 gene encoding uncharacterized protein LOC135097478 produces the protein MPKKGKQQAPQQESSPSLQEEETGDVPPEVPDDTDVPDVEVVKVQPVAGLSRKRTRPSKKDVQDYPFNDDQLREIANYVQLHPELYDKRNEKWLNPAWKESLWKDLAQTFSDCSHQQVKKVVDKKRTDFGKIEKRESKSGSAARPRTQREQKIVEVWAFLAGHIAHESTHPSDDFGRQGDDQDSSSHESVLSAHSIARRKRKKERQEEELSSPRSTKSTQESSAIQELLQSAQLLATRKPPVEGPDADIRQFVEFMYTRLKKVSPMHHGVLFSKIAYMISLMEEPVMARSAIKDPRRLLDSVPMPLGVASPSHLWQPPAPPTLAPAPPPPPPVYHQPQYQQPHYSQPQYQQQQYQQPQQQQYQQPQQQYQPQQSEQQQFPQQPQQQQVPTPIQWESILGCSPSPVKTLQHTSTTTKLQGQKTKSPAKKAIMSPMIETPKGYEAEDSDE, from the coding sequence ATGCCCAAGAAAGGCAAGCAGCAAGCACCACAGCAGGAGTCTTCCCCGAgtctgcaggaggaagaaactggtGATGTTCCTCCTGAGGTTCCTGACGACACTGACGTTCCTGATGTGGAAGTGGTGAAGGTACAACCTGTTGCTGGGCTCTCCAGGAAACGCACTCGGCCATCCAAGAAAGACGTTCAGGACTACCCCTTCAACGACGACCAACTGAGGGAGATAGCAAACTACGTCCAGTTGCATCCAGAGCTCTACGATAAGCGGAACGAGAAGTGGCTGAATCCGGCGTGGAAGGAGAGCCTCTGGAAGGACCTGGCCCAAACTTTCTCGGACTGTTCTCACCAGCAGGTGAAGAAGGTGGTGGACAAGAAGAGAACAGATTTTGGGAAAATCgagaagagggagagcaagagtGGATCAGCAGCCAGGCCGAGGACGCAGAGGGAGCAGAAGATCGTCGAGGTTTGGGCCTTCCTGGCAGGTCACATCGCCCACGAAAGTACGCACCCTAGTGATGACTTCGGCAGACAAGGTGACGATCAAGATTCCTCCAGCCATGAGTCTGTCCTATCGGCCCACTCAAttgccaggaggaagaggaagaaggaacggcaggaggaggaactatCCAGCCCACGATCCACCAAATCTACCCAGGAGAGCAGTGCCATCCAAGAACTACTCCAGAGTGCACAGCTGCTAGCTACACGAAAACCACCAGTCGAGGGACCTGACGCTGACATCCGGCAGTTTGTTGAATTTATGTACACTCGCCTGAAGAAGGTTTCCCCCATGCATCATGGAGTACTCTTCTCCAAGATCGCGTACATGATCAGCCTCATGGAGGAACCAGTGATGGCCAGGAGTGCTATTAAAGACCCGAGGAGGTTGCTGGATTCTGTGCCCATGCCACTAGGAGTTGCGAGCCCATCGCACCTGTGGCAGCCTCCTGCACCGCCTActcttgctcctgctcctcctcctcctcctccagtctatcATCAGCCGCAGTACCAGCAGCCACATTACTCGCAGCcccaataccaacaacaacagtaccaacagcctcaacaacaacagtaccaacagcctcaacaacaataccagCCTCAACAATCAGAACAGCAACAGTTCCCTcagcagccacagcagcagcaggtgcccACCCCAATACAGTGGGAATCTATACTCGGCTGTTCACCGTCCCCCGTCAAGACCCTGCAGCACACAAGTACGACCACCAAACTCCAGGGCCAGAAGACGAAATCGCCGGCGAAAAAGGCCATAATGTCCCCCATGATCGAGACGCCGAAGGGCTACGAGGCGGAGGATAGCGACgagtaa